CTCAACAACTAAGAGATCCATTCGAGGAACATGGAGACTAGTTGAAGTACTgagataatgaaaaattatttcacccttttagttctttttagttggaactttaggcggttcTCGAAAAAAGATAGCGAAAAAAATTATCCCTAGAGTCGAGACTAAGAGGAATGTATAAACCAATGCTTCCATAGATTCGATCGCGGTTTACAATTATAGCTTTCATAcctgtttgtttctttttatttccttttttttatcatCTTCCAGATAAAGAACGAACAAGAGTAAAAACGAAGTTGATTCAAATAAAGATTTCTCTGGTACCCTATGtcaataaaagtaaaagaaagaaaataagggCGAAAGAAAGATACCAAAGCAATGTTGTATCAGGCTGCCTGTCTTTTTGTAGTTGGATCTCCAAGTTTTTGGAATGCTCCAAATTCGACTTGAGCATCTAAATCTGGGTCAATACCAGCAAAAACATCTCTGAACAAGGTTCTAGCACCATGCCAAATGTGTCCGAAGAAGAAGAGCAAAGCAAACGAAGCATGCCCAAAAGTAAACCAACCCCTTGGACTGCTACGAAAAACGTCATCGGATTTCAAAGTAGCACGAtctaatttgaaaatttcacccaattGAGCACGTCTAGCATATTTTTTCACAGTAGCAGGATTACTATAACTGACGCCGTTGAGTTCACCGCCGTAGAACTCAACAGTTACACCTACTTGTTCAACACTATACTTCGATTCTGCCCTTCTAAAAGGAACATCGGCTCTAACAATTCCATCGCCGTCTACCAAAACGACCGGAAATGTTTCAAAAAAAGTAGGCATATAATAAGATAAAATCTCAACCTTTTATATGTCACAAGTAGGCGAATTTGTCATGGAAGCGGTAGAACTGATGAAACTGCGTGAAACCCTCACAAGGGTTTATGCAGAAAGAACGGGCAAACCCTTCTGGGTTGTACACGAAGATATGGAAAGAGATATTTTTATGTCAGCAACAGAAGCCCAAGCTTATGGAATTGTTGATTTTGTAGCGGTTCAAGGAAAATAACATGGATTTCGCGCAAatctatgatttgagattttatcTTCGAATTGAATATTCTATTAAATAGAAGTAATTCACCATCATTCGGTTAGGATCAATCTAAACCAACCCATCATATTATGTATACGATTCAACATGCCAACTATTAAACAACTTATTAGAAATACAAGACAGCCAATCAGAAATGTCATGAAATCCCCGCTCTTCGGGGGTGCCCTCAGCGTCGAGGAACATGTACTAGGGTGTATGTGCGACTCGTTTAGATCATGAGCTGGCACAAAAGCAAGAAAACTACTTTTACAATATCAATGATCAGTACCGGTGAATAGGATAGGATGGAAAAAGGAACTCcatccattattttttttaaaaaactctaCCATATCCCTCTATTGTGTATGAAGTTTATGGTTTCCGTTGGTGTAAATCCAATCACCTGAATTTAAGATGATAAGAAATTCTCCATTGGTAACAAATGGTTATCCATTAAGCGGAGGACTAAGAGGGTCAGCTACCCAGCAAActttcataattaaatattgttACTGTATAGGTAGATCTGATTGTGAAAGACCTATTACTGGATAATTCATGGGTAGAGCCAAAGCGTGTGAACTATACAAGTTCCCAAT
The Solanum stenotomum isolate F172 chromosome 12, ASM1918654v1, whole genome shotgun sequence DNA segment above includes these coding regions:
- the LOC125848558 gene encoding photosystem II CP47 reaction center protein-like, which translates into the protein MPTFFETFPVVLVDGDGIVRADVPFRRAESKYSVEQVGVTVEFYGGELNGVSYSNPATVKKYARRAQLGEIFKLDRATLKSDDVFRSSPRGWFTFGHASFALLFFFGHIWHGARTLFRDVFAGIDPDLDAQVEFGAFQKLGDPTTKRQAA